In one Tissierellales bacterium genomic region, the following are encoded:
- a CDS encoding TnpV protein yields ELYAEMLVRETLYEHIEDIQREAIEMMERLEKQYIERHSLTMDSDFMEMYRIRQQARNYAEEIIKKYLIFYGVN; encoded by the coding sequence GAGTTATATGCTGAGATGTTGGTGAGAGAGACGCTTTATGAGCATATAGAGGATATTCAAAGAGAAGCAATAGAGATGATGGAGAGGTTGGAAAAACAGTATATTGAACGCCATTCATTAACAATGGATAGCGATTTTATGGAAATGTATAGAATTAGACAGCAAGCTAGAAATTATGCAGAGGAAATTATTAAGAAATACTTGATATTTTATGGAGTTAATTAG